From a region of the Flavobacterium sediminilitoris genome:
- a CDS encoding class I SAM-dependent DNA methyltransferase, with protein MSKENTNASSIVSKVWAFCQTLRDDGVGYGDYLEQLTYLLFLKMADEYTKPPHNRTMPIPSEFAWETLTNKSGSELESHYNIMLRELAKEKGILGQIFVKSQNKIQDPAKLYKLIALINAESWILMGVKDKGDIYEGILEKNAEDTKSGAGQYFTPRPLIKAMVECLQPEPMKTIADPACGTGGFFLAAYDWIVENRNLDKEAAKFLKYETFFGNEIVASTRRLALMNLFLHNIGDIDSDNFISPNDSLITDSGTRFDYILANPPFGKKSSMTFTNADGEQEKEDLTYNRQDFWVTTSNKQLNFVQHIRTMLKTTGQAAVVLPDNVLFEGGVGETVRKKLLETTDLHTILRLPTGIFYANGVKANVLFFDGKPSSKEPWTKEVWVYDYRTNVHHTLKKNPLKLSDLKDFIDLYKSGNRAKRKETYNAETNPEGRWRKFGYDEIIARDKTSLDITWLKDKSLADLDNLPDPDELALDIVENIEAGLESFRAIITSLKN; from the coding sequence ATGAGCAAAGAAAACACAAACGCATCCAGTATAGTCAGTAAAGTATGGGCTTTTTGCCAAACCCTTAGAGACGATGGTGTTGGGTATGGTGATTACTTGGAACAACTAACGTATTTGTTGTTCCTAAAAATGGCAGATGAATACACTAAACCACCACACAATAGAACCATGCCTATTCCTAGCGAGTTTGCTTGGGAAACCTTAACTAATAAAAGTGGTAGCGAGTTGGAAAGCCATTATAACATAATGTTACGCGAACTGGCAAAAGAAAAAGGAATATTAGGACAAATCTTTGTCAAGAGTCAAAACAAAATACAAGACCCAGCCAAGTTGTATAAGCTCATCGCTTTAATCAATGCCGAAAGTTGGATTTTAATGGGCGTAAAAGACAAAGGGGATATCTATGAAGGTATTTTAGAAAAGAACGCAGAAGACACTAAGAGTGGAGCGGGTCAGTACTTTACCCCAAGACCTTTAATTAAGGCTATGGTAGAATGTCTGCAACCCGAACCTATGAAAACCATTGCGGATCCAGCTTGTGGTACAGGAGGTTTCTTTTTAGCAGCTTATGATTGGATTGTAGAAAATCGTAACCTAGATAAAGAGGCAGCCAAGTTCTTGAAATATGAAACGTTTTTTGGTAATGAAATTGTAGCGAGTACAAGACGTTTGGCTTTAATGAATTTGTTTTTGCATAACATTGGAGACATTGATTCTGATAATTTTATTTCACCAAATGATTCCTTAATAACCGATTCAGGCACTCGTTTTGATTACATCCTTGCCAATCCACCTTTTGGTAAAAAAAGTAGCATGACGTTTACCAATGCAGACGGTGAACAAGAAAAAGAAGATTTAACGTATAACCGTCAAGACTTTTGGGTAACAACAAGCAATAAGCAGTTGAATTTTGTGCAACACATTCGCACTATGCTTAAAACTACAGGTCAAGCCGCAGTAGTATTACCTGATAATGTTTTATTTGAAGGTGGTGTGGGTGAAACAGTTCGTAAGAAATTATTAGAAACTACCGATTTACACACTATTTTACGTTTGCCTACAGGTATTTTCTATGCCAATGGTGTAAAAGCAAATGTGTTATTCTTTGATGGAAAACCGTCAAGCAAAGAACCTTGGACAAAAGAGGTTTGGGTCTATGATTATAGAACCAATGTACATCATACCTTAAAAAAGAATCCTTTAAAACTTTCCGATTTAAAAGACTTCATTGATTTATATAAATCTGGCAATAGAGCTAAACGAAAAGAAACCTACAATGCAGAAACCAATCCAGAAGGACGTTGGAGAAAGTTTGGTTATGATGAAATTATAGCAAGAGATAAAACTAGTTTAGATATCACATGGTTAAAAGACAAATCATTAGCGGATTTAGATAACTTACCTGACCCTGATGAATTGGCTTTGGATATAGTAGAGAATATTGAGGCTGGTTTGGAGAGTTTTAGAGCGATAATTACGAGTTTGAAAAATTAA
- a CDS encoding PDDEXK-like family protein: protein MDLKNITNLLHQVNTISKYNKELARLNGENFNIFSILGMESDENKTHSRFIAELLNPKGSHDLGAIFLELFLKQIDLNTVSLDSNNTNVFIEKSIGKTNYLDKSGGRIDIALIDDKNHSIYIENKIYANDQNAQIERYYNHNTDKSTVLYLTLLGNEPTQKSKGNLVSGTDFHCISYKYTIVEWLEKCVKEASTQPVLRETIKQYIILINKLTGQLTNQKMEEDVIKLIQANFESASLINSNFDNAKFSIAEKVRNRLFQRFEVTFSEKYRMIKSGKISDTYAKIMFYPISYQDLGISISIESFSGNGHHQGKLFIGFLDIGDNNRSLFSEFNVPIWGWWRNLIEFNNFEGLPVSFKDINLLQLLINEEKAIDNLVETLFSQTKNYIDENEFILLEIYKKLHLITQNK, encoded by the coding sequence ATGGATTTAAAAAATATAACAAACTTGTTGCATCAAGTAAATACAATCTCTAAGTATAATAAAGAACTTGCTCGACTTAATGGAGAAAATTTTAATATTTTTTCCATTCTTGGGATGGAATCAGATGAAAATAAAACACATTCAAGATTTATTGCCGAACTTTTAAATCCAAAAGGTTCACATGATTTAGGTGCTATTTTTCTTGAATTATTTTTAAAACAAATCGATTTAAATACGGTATCTTTAGATAGCAACAATACCAATGTTTTTATAGAAAAATCGATTGGTAAAACAAATTATTTAGATAAATCAGGAGGACGCATAGATATCGCCTTAATAGATGATAAGAATCACAGCATATATATTGAAAATAAAATATATGCAAATGATCAAAATGCCCAAATTGAAAGGTATTACAATCATAATACAGATAAAAGTACTGTCCTATATTTAACACTACTAGGTAACGAACCTACACAAAAAAGCAAGGGCAATTTAGTATCAGGTACAGATTTTCATTGCATCTCTTATAAATATACGATTGTTGAATGGCTAGAAAAATGTGTAAAAGAAGCATCAACACAACCAGTGCTGAGAGAAACCATTAAACAATACATCATTTTAATTAATAAACTAACAGGACAATTAACAAACCAAAAAATGGAAGAAGACGTAATAAAACTTATTCAAGCTAATTTTGAAAGTGCAAGTCTGATAAATTCAAATTTTGACAATGCTAAATTTAGTATTGCAGAAAAAGTAAGAAATAGATTATTTCAAAGATTTGAAGTAACTTTTTCAGAAAAATATCGAATGATAAAGTCAGGAAAAATTAGTGATACGTATGCTAAGATTATGTTTTATCCTATATCATATCAAGATTTAGGAATATCTATTAGTATTGAATCTTTTAGTGGAAATGGACACCATCAAGGTAAGCTATTTATCGGTTTTTTAGATATAGGAGATAACAATAGATCCCTTTTTAGTGAATTTAATGTTCCTATATGGGGATGGTGGCGTAATTTAATAGAGTTTAATAATTTTGAAGGCCTTCCAGTTAGTTTTAAAGATATAAATCTCTTACAACTATTGATTAATGAAGAAAAAGCAATAGATAATTTAGTAGAAACACTATTTAGCCAAACAAAAAATTATATAGATGAAAATGAATTTATATTGTTAGAAATATATAAAAAACTGCATCTTATAACTCAAAATAAATAA
- a CDS encoding HNH endonuclease, with protein sequence MKNLNNISTENLIDWYTNIVNNKDHGDIRDNLLALTDDIKNRFDDYIDKFSSSELITIEDSLYIQNHPNLVSCYKSEGNTLKLLKKAIKDNQDNDLKGVCQYCGILKPKTYDHYLPISIYPEFSALAINLIPCCKDCNGKKKNYWKENQERGIINFYIDNIPDSQFLFGNVIFVSGIPHIEYQLLNPNNIINSFFFDIAKKHYKRLELLQLFKDTSTDELGEMIRMFKIYVANPTVEDLSQKLNTDANQLQMQFGLNYWKAVMRLTLSQSEPFLNYLINQINK encoded by the coding sequence ATGAAAAATCTTAATAATATTTCTACTGAAAATTTAATTGATTGGTATACTAATATAGTAAACAATAAAGACCATGGAGATATAAGAGATAATCTATTAGCACTAACAGATGATATAAAAAATAGATTTGATGATTATATAGATAAGTTTAGTTCTAGTGAATTAATTACAATTGAAGATTCTTTATATATACAAAATCATCCTAATTTGGTTAGTTGTTATAAAAGTGAGGGGAATACTTTAAAATTATTAAAGAAAGCTATAAAAGATAATCAAGATAATGATTTAAAAGGTGTTTGTCAGTATTGTGGAATTCTAAAACCTAAAACTTATGATCATTATTTACCAATTTCAATATATCCTGAATTTTCAGCTTTAGCAATAAACTTAATACCATGCTGTAAAGATTGCAACGGAAAGAAAAAGAACTATTGGAAAGAAAATCAAGAAAGAGGAATTATAAATTTTTATATTGATAATATTCCTGATAGTCAATTTCTCTTTGGGAATGTTATATTTGTATCAGGTATTCCACATATCGAATATCAATTATTGAATCCCAATAATATTATCAACTCCTTCTTTTTTGACATTGCTAAGAAGCATTATAAAAGACTCGAATTATTACAATTGTTCAAAGATACATCTACGGATGAATTAGGAGAAATGATAAGAATGTTCAAAATATATGTTGCAAACCCTACGGTTGAAGATTTAAGTCAAAAATTAAATACTGATGCTAATCAATTACAAATGCAGTTTGGATTGAATTACTGGAAAGCAGTAATGAGACTTACACTTTCACAATCTGAACCCTTTTTAAATTATTTAATAAACCAAATAAACAAATGA